Below is a genomic region from Botrytis cinerea B05.10 chromosome 2, complete sequence.
AATATCTTGGcccaaaggagaagaagggcAAGGCTAGGAATAAGAAGATTCAAACTGATGAATTATCGGAGGTTGGAAGTGAGGGAGCGACGGGAACGAGGAGGAGTACGAGGGAGACCAGGAATAAGATGCCGGTGTATAGGGGGCAGTCTTTGAATGTACTTTTAGGAAGGATAAAGAGTTCAGctgggaagaagagaaaggctgGGGAGAAGGTCAAGGAGGGCGAAGTGGTTGAAGGTGATGTAGGAAATGAAGAGCTGGGCGATGCTAAAGATGGGGTCAGTGCCAAGGTTAAGAGGAGGGGGAGTAAAATGGTGTGAATTTCGGTTTTAGTTATTTAAATGGGAGCTCCTTGTAGTCAACGTTCAAGCAAATTGAGTTTATAACAAGAACAAAGATTGTTACTAGCAAGAAAGGTTGTTCGACAATGAAACAACAAGTTAATCATCGACAATCTAGGCTACAACAATGAAAACAATATCTATTGTCCATCAAGATCCTCGTTTCTATCGCAATTCATTCCATGTACAACAATCTCTATACCTTCAAATTTTCACACTCCACACAACATCTTTGATCTTACGTCCCCGGCTCGTTATTCTCCGTGCAGTTGTCTCTCACCTGCGCTCCCTGGTTGAGAATATGAGAATCAGGTGAGGTTTTATATACCTTTACATTTTAAAACAAAAGCTCTATCTACGTGAAGATATCCCATACCAGGCTAGCTGAGTGTAACTAAAAATCATGATCCCTCAATTCTACACTCGAATATTTCTCGTAGCCTCAAAGAGAACAAACTCAAACAAGCAATTAAGGGGTACAAACGTGAGCTTTCTTCGACATACACGTTGGCATCATGAACACTCGACCTAGAACACACATCAACACATGGGGTAGAAAGTTACAGTGAAGAGAGCACCACGGTCCAGAACCAATACCGCGGGGGTGATGAGATATAACAGGGACGGGGATATAGATCTCTGGAATCTAGAATTCCTCGTCTTGGTAACTAAGTTTGACAGGTGACAACACAACACATCATCGATAGTCAAAGTACGTTTTCACTGTCAGGAATTCATAGACTCGTCGTTATTTTGCTTAGAATTGACGATCCATACCACAGAATTATGAGCCAAACTATCGAGCGAGAGAAGCATTTTTTCCCTATCTAAACTTTGAACAGGCACTTGCCGTAATCGACCTTCTTTGTTAAGCCTCTAGTCATCTGCAGATAGTACGTATcttgagatgagagagatatttatatctagTGCAATATTTTAGAACAATGGCATCTGACCAATCCAGAGCTTCTACATAAACTCCCAATATAAATGAGGTCAGAACTAACTAACCTTATCTTACCCgaatttgtgattttttgCGACCTCAGGAGTATAAAGCCTTCCACGTGTATGGTATATTCTAGGACAAATACACAACTTGACCCAGTATGGAGCGAATGCAGGAGTATCTCCGTTTTGCGGGACTTCTAGGTTACCTCCTTTTACGTTGTAGACACTTATGAACGGATAAAATGTCATGCTTGTGTGTGAGAGTGATTCTATTGAATCTTGCTTCTAGGTTTCGCTGTCGAAAACCTCACTCTTATCTTAGTCTAGTGGTGATTGAGAAAAGTTAACAGACTGTGAATAAGAATCAACAACAAGTATATATTTGACAACAAGACATTCCCAGTATTTATATGCGTGCGATTCTAGTTTCATGTTCAAGTGAAGCTCTATGTAATTGTGATTGGATTGGCATTGAGATAAACCTCGAAGGGGAAAGCAGCTCTACCCTGGGACACCATCCCGTGGGACTTTTAGGATTCCATAATTAAATAGAGTTTTGAAAGAGAGGTATATATACTTCACGAGAGAACTGTCGCTTGGATAGGTCGAGTGGGAAATGTTTGAAAAGCATGCTGTATTCACTATTCATAGCCAATGACAACCACTGATAACAGTCGGCTACTAACGAGAGCCGACTATGAGAAGTAAACAAATATTGTTGATCGCTTGAGATAATCTCACTTTCGAAAtaagatgtgcaacaaaatgcTTAAAATCATGGACAGACCAATCAAATTGTCGACGTGGGGTAGGGTAGCCTGCGAGAATGAAGTGATGAGTCGAAttcgaatatcaatattcatccCCCATATTCTCAGACCTAGAAACATACAACCCTCCCCTTAAACCTCCAAAGTTCCTTCCATAACCTTGACCGCCTCTCCACTCAAAACCACTTTTTCGATTTCCTGTCCATCCTCCTTCGTCTTCACATCTACAAAAATTTCAttcctcttccccatctccaCACCCTGTTCAAACCCAAACTTCACTTCCTTGactcccttcccttcctccttcctcgTCAAATAACAAGCCAACGCACAACTAGCACTTCCTGTCCCAGGATCTTCTCTCGTTCCAAACATTCTCGTTCTATATCTTTTCCTGCCCTGATCTTCCCCAACATGCACATAATACATGGTCGTACACAAGCCATTCCTCCACCCTTCATCCAAATGTTCCGTATTATACGTACTTGGGtttagatttttgatttctgcCACTCGTGCTAGATGTTCCAGAGAAGGAAGACTAACGAGCACGAACGTCATTCCGTTAACTATCGAGACGATAGGATATTGCGTTTCTTCCCCTGTGTTAAAGTCTTTGAACGCATATTTTTTCTCATGGACATGGACATTATGTGGGATTTCGGCCCTCGCCACTTTTCCGTCCGCATCAAGTGAGATTGGGATTCTCCCAGCTTTGGTGATTAAAGCCTCCACACTCTTCAGTCCCAAATAATTGAGCACGAAGAATGTGGTTCCAATGGTAGGATGACCAGCAAAAGGAATCTCGGCAGCAGATGTAAAGATATCGACTACCAATTCCtttggatttgaatcttTCGACTcgggaagatggagaaaaaCGACTTCggaaagattgaattctttagCGATTTGCAATTTCTGGGTTTGTGAAAGGGTGCTTGGGGACTGGGGACGGATGACGGCAAGAGCGTTACCTAGGTAACGGGTATGAGTAAATACATCGACGTTGGTGAATGGAATATGCATTTTGAAGTAGCTAAGATTTTGTTTCGAGGTAGAGGCCGTAACGATTGAGCTGAAAAATGCAGCGTCGATATGCTTTAAAACTTTGTGAAAGCCGGAAGGATTTTGGCAAGATAGGTAGTTTcaacaagaaaagaataaatgatTGTGTTACAAGAACGTTATTTGAGAAATTTCGAGTACTTATAGTGAGCTAGATGTAGAAGCACGTTATGACTGTTCTTACTTGAGATATCAATTCTGACTCATATATCTCCCTTCGTAAGATGCTCGACTCCGAGTTCGTGATCGGATAGAGCTAATTTTGTACGTCTTACGCGTTCTGATTTCCAATCTATGccaattgaaattgataatgtCAATATAATGTCAAGATGAATAATAGATAACCTTATGAAGCTGTCCAAAATCGAAGCGGGGTAGTCGGAGCTGCAGCGCACGTGATTTTGATAGAAGCTCAAGGGCGTGAATGACATGCCGACGATTTCCGCATGCCAGCAAGAAATCCAAACGAGGATTGGGTTTATCTGGTACATTTTGTCAAGAGTTATAGGTTATTGAAAGGCATCGGTTAATGTTATTAGTGAAGCCATGCAGGAAGCTATACAAGCGACCTAATTAGTACACCATACGAAGTTTAAATTCTCTTTCGAATCTCACTGTTTCTGATAACTTTGTGCATAGGGTGGCAATACTAGAAGAACAATCCATCATGCTTTTGTATATTATCTATGTAAAACCCCTGAAACCGAACgatcaatcaaaaacacCAGGTATCACATCATATTATCCCCAGTCCATACTCAAACAAACTTAAACGATCTTTTCAGGTTGAATCTCATGCGCAATGCCTTCATGACTAGAGTGGCCACTCTTTTGAGCT
It encodes:
- the Bcyhi9 gene encoding Bcyhi9 is translated as MHIPFTNVDVFTHTRYLGNALAVIRPQSPSTLSQTQKLQIAKEFNLSEVVFLHLPESKDSNPKELVVDIFTSAAEIPFAGHPTIGTTFFVLNYLGLKSVEALITKAGRIPISLDADGKVARAEIPHNVHVHEKKYAFKDFNTGEETQYPIVSIVNGMTFVLVSLPSLEHLARVAEIKNLNPSTYNTEHLDEGWRNGLCTTMYYVHVGEDQGRKRYRTRMFGTREDPGTGSASCALACYLTRKEEGKGVKEVKFGFEQGVEMGKRNEIFVDVKTKEDGQEIEKVVLSGEAVKVMEGTLEV